The Oncorhynchus kisutch isolate 150728-3 unplaced genomic scaffold, Okis_V2 scaffold2791, whole genome shotgun sequence region gaacaccatctagtagacatatcattacatacagtatagaacaccatctagaagacatatcattacatacagtatagaacaccatctagaagacagagacatatcattacatacagtatagaacaccatctagaagacagagacatatcattacatacagtatagaacaccatctagaagacagggtCATATCATTAAATACAGtgtagaacaccatctagaagacatatcattacatacagtatagaacaccatctagaagacagagacatatcattacatacagtatagaacaccatctagaagacagggtcatatcattaaatacagtatagaacaccatctagaagacatatcattacatacagtatagaacaccatctagaagacagagacatatcattacatacagtatagaacaccatctagaagacatatcagtacatacagtatagaacaccatctagaagacatatcattacatacagtatagaacaccatctaaaagacagagacatatcattacatacagtatagaacaccatctagaagacagagacatatcattacatacagtatagaacaccatctagaagacatatcattacatacagtatagaacaccatctagaagacagagacatatcattacatacagtatagaacaccatctagaagacatatcattacatacagtatagaacaccatctagaagacagagacatatcattacatacagtatagaacaccatctagtagacagagacatatcattacatacagtatagaacaccatctagaagacagagacagatcattacatacagtatagaacaccatctagtagacagagacatatcattacatacagtatagaacaccatctagaagacatatcattacatacattatagaacaccatctagaagacagagacatatcattacatacagtatagaacaccatctagaagacagggtcatatcattaaatacagtatagaacaccatctagaagacatatcattacatacagtatagaacaccatctagaagacagagacatatcattacatacagtatagaacaccatctagaagacagagacatatcattacatacagtatagaacaccatctagaagacatatcattacatacagtatagaacaccatctagaagacatatcattacatacagtatagaacaccatctaaaagacagagacatatcattacatacagtatagaacaccatctagaagacagagacatatcattacatacagtatagaacaccatctagaagacatatcattacatacagtatagaacaccatctagaagacagagacatatcattacatacagtatagaacaccatctagaagacatatcattacatacagtatagaacaccatctagaagacagagacatatcattacatacagtatagaacaccatctagtagacagagacatatcattacatacagtatagaacaccatctagaagacagagacagatcattacatacagtatagaacaccatctagtagacagagacatatcattacatacagtatagaacaccatctagaagacatatcattacatacattatagaacaccatctagaagacagagacatatcattacatacagtatagaacaccatctagaagacatatcattacatacagtatagaacaccatctagaagacagagacatatcattacatacagtatagaacaccatctagaagacatatcattacatacagtatagaacaccatctagaagacatatcattacatacagtatagaacaccatctagtagacagagacatatcattacatacagtatagaacaccatctagaagacatatcattacatacagtatagaacaccatctagaagacatatcattacatacagtatagaacaccatctagaagacatatcattacatacagtatagaacaccatctagaagacatatcattacatacagtatagaacaccatctagaagacatatcattacatacagtatagaacaccatctagaagacagagacatatcattacatacagtatagaacaccatctagaagacagagacatatcattacatacagtatagaacaccatctagaagacatatcattacatacagtatagaacaccatctagtagacatatcattacatacagtatagaacaccatctagaagacatatcattacatacagtatagaacatcatctaggagacagagacatatcattacatacagtatagaacaccatctagaagacatatcattacatacagtatagaacaccacctagtagacagagacatatcattacatacagtatagaacaccatctagaagacagagacatatcattacatacagtatagaacaccatctagtagacatatcattacatacagtatagaacaccatctagaagacagagacatatcattacatacagtatagaacaccatctagaagacagagacatatcattacatacagtatagaacaccatctagaagacagagacatatcattacatacagtatagaacaccatctagaagacatatcattacatacagtatagaacaccatctagaagacatatcattacatacagtatagaacaccatctagaagacagggacatatcattacatacagtatagaacaccatctagaagacagagacatatcattacatacagtatagaacaccatctagaagacatatcattacatacagtatagaacacaatctagaagacatatcattacatacagtatagaacaccatctagaagacagagacatatcattatatacagtatagaacaccatctagaagacatatcattacatacagtatagaacatcatctagaagacagagacatatcattacatacagtatagaacaccatctagtagacatatcattacatacagtatagaacaccatctagaagacatatcattacatacagtatagaacaccatctagaagacagagacatatcattacatacagtatagaacaccatctagaagacagagacatatcattacatacagtatagaacaccatctagaagacagggtCATATCATTAAATACAGtgtagaacaccatctagaagacatatcattacatacagtatagaacaccatctagaagacagagacatatcattacatacagtatagaacaccatctagaagacagggtcatatcattaaatacagtatagaacaccatctagaagacatatcattacatacagtatagaacacacatctagaagacagagacatatcattacatacagtatagaacaccatctagaagacagagacatatcattacgtacagtatagaacaccatctagaagacatatcagtacatacagtatagaacaaccatctagaagacatatcattacatacagtatagaacaccatctaaaagacagagacatatcattacatacattatagaacaccatctagaagacagagacatatcattacatacagtatagaacaccatctagaagacatatcattacatacagtatagaacaccatctagaagacagagacatatcattacatacagtatagaacaccatctagaagacatatcattacatacagtatagaacaccatctagaagacagagacatatcattacatacagtatagaacaccatctagtagacagagacatatcattacatacagtatagaacaccatctagaagacagagacagatcattacatacagtatagaacaccatctagtagacagagacatatcattacatacagtatagaacaccatctagaagacatatcattacatacattatagaacaccatctagaagacagagacatatcattacatacagtatagaacaccatctagaagacatatcattacatacagtatagaacaccatctagaagacatctcattacatacagtatagaacacgatctagtagacagagacatatcattacatacagtatagaacaccatctagaagacatatcattacatacagtatagaacaccatctagaagacatatcattacatacagtatagaacaccatctagaagacatatcattacatacagtatagaacaccatctagaagaacatatcattacatacagtatagaacaccatctagaagacatatcattacatacagtatagaacaccatctagaagacatatcattacataccttatagaacaccatctagaagacagagacatatcattacatacagtagagaacaccatctagtagacagagacatatcattacatacagtatagaacaccatctagacgacatatcattacatacagtatagaacaccatctagaagacagagacatatcattacatacagtatagaacaccatctagaaggacagagacatatcattacatacagtatagaacaccatctagaatacatatcattacatacagtatagaacaccatctagtagacatatcattacatacagtatagaacaccatctagaagacatatcattacatacagtatagaacatcatctaggagacagagacatatcattacatacagtatagaacaccatctagaagacatatcattacatacagtatagaacaccacctagtagacagagacatatcattacatacagtatagaacaccatcttggCTGAGCTGGTGGAGAAACTGAGGAAGACAGGACTCCAGGCTGCTCCCCCTCCTGCTCTGTGCTATGCTGGACCTGGGGATGTGGTGTGTGATTTCTGCACTGGGACCAGAAAGCAGAAAGCCCTCATGTCCTGTCTGGCGTGGTCTGGCCTCTTACTGTGAGACTCACCTCCAACCTCACTATGAATCTCCTGCTTTCAAGAAGCACAAGCTGGTCAAAGCCACGGCACAACTAGAGGAGAAGATCTGCTCTCATCATGACAAACTGCTGGAGGTTTACTGTCGTACCGATCAGCAGTGtatctgtctgctgtgtgtgatgGATGAACATAAAGGCCATGATACAGTGTCAGCTGCAGCAGAGAGGACTGAGAAACAGGTAAGACCAGAACAACTTGTTGGTGACTGTCTGATAAACAAGAATTAAAGATACAGTAGGAACTAAATCTGTTTGAATATGAgatcattatattatatacaatatGAAATGGATCCACAAATATGAACACAAACCTTGAGTATATTGAGTTTGCCACAAATGTATCACCATTTTCTAAAGTCAAACACTATTATCATTCTGAATGGCCTTTTATGAGTCCAAAGTTCAGTCTCAACCCCTTGATACATGTAGGCCTACCATTAAAACTATAATGATTCACATAGCAACATAATATAATATTGTAAAGGGACTTCGTCAGGATTGTAGACCTTCCTCTCTATGGGTCCTATGTCACATTACTATACTATTGATCTACTGGACTAATAAAGCTTGATAGCTCATTGAAGAGTGATTCTCCACAGAGGCAGCTGGGGATGAGTCAGCAGAAGGTCCAGCAGAGATtccaggagagaaagaaggagctgAAGAAGCTCCAACAGGCTGTGAAGTCTTTCAAGGTGAGTATTGGTGACTAGAGGAGACACACCATTTCACTTCTCCCctccagtcagagagagagagagaggggcccctATCCAATCCCACTGACCCCACTGTTGGGAACAGGCTGTCTGGACCCCTTTCAGAGAATAGACTGGTTCATGTAACCGACTGGGCTGCCTCATCACATAACCATGAGTAACCATGACGACTCATGTCCCCTATACATTAATATggagctctttctctctcaattcaattcaaaggtctttattggcatgggaaacatatctttactatgccaaagcaagtgaagtagataataaacaatcatgaatgaacagtaaacattaaacaACAATAATTTTCAAattaatagagacatttcaaatgttataattCAAGTGCAAACAGAGTCGTGCCCCAGACTGAGTTCTGGAGGTGAAATGGAAATGAATGAGGGAGAGTTCAGTGAGGTAGAAGGTGTGGAGAAGAGTTCAGAACCAGAGAAGTATTTGGTCATAtgagatttgacttcagaagagttcCAGGGGgtgttgagtggtggtgtccCGTCCTCCCAGGTCGTTGTCATGGTGTCTGCATTGTAGTGGAATGGGGTAGTgggtttttaatgagtgtagggttagttggaagGGTGTTACTTAGTATTAtcatcattatattattattaggcacatgcgctgaatacaacaggtgtttttgccttacagtgaaatgctgaatacaacaggtgtttttaccTTATACCTTTTACcttaaagtaacaagtaattaaagagcagcagtaacaatagtgagactaaaAACAGACTATATACAGatgggaaccggtacagagtcaatgcacggggtcATCGGTTAGTTGAGTTCATATCAAGACTTGTATGTGTTGTGATATTGTTGTCAGGATgttgaagagagggaaagattgaAGTGTCATTGGGGTTGGACGGGGTTGGGGGAGTTTGGAAGGGATTTGGGGGATGGGGAGGGTCTATTAGAAGTTAGTAGACTCAGAAGTACTGAGTTAGGTAGGAGGATTTAGAGTGGTGTAAACCATGATTGAACACACTCCAGAACAGTAGGTGGCGCCATGCACCTTTAACGTTGGTTTGAGGACCTCCATTATATCATAGAAGAAGAAGTTGGTCTGTGAGGGTTTTGTTGTTCCTGAGGAGGGCTACTATTCTTTTCTCTTTTGGTTTTCAAGTATTTTCAGAATTTATTAAAGCCAAAGCTAAAGCTTCCCTAAATAATTCAATATATCAGTCAATATATtttctctgtgatttattttctCTCCGTCAACCATCGCATCTTAACCCGTCTTACCGGGCGGGCACTAGGACCCAGGGGAGGCTgctgctgcagaggctgctgcaCCGCTCGTGACTGTCAGTCCTCCTTGTAGCTCATTGGTTAAGCTGTGGCTCGAGCCTGTTAACAGTTAACGGACAGGAAACGGCTCTGACAGGACACATTCATGTCGAGGCAGTGATGTGAATGTGTGGTAagttagaatagagagagagagttttcacTACTATAGACTTTGGTCATAATCAAAGCTTTGTTAACCAATAGGTTTTTATGTGAGGCTGCCTGTAAGTTACAGTGTAACAGACGTTACTAAGGGTAACGGTGTCTTTTAAATTCGACATAAGTTATGTGGCGATGATATCTAGTTAACGTTGTATTTAATGTagtgtaatgacctgactagatcataaaggaacaattgtccagacagaggattgagttacgaattgacggtttattagcaactttacacaggctactgtttggccttagctcacgccaaataaatgaaagATACCCCACAAGCCAATCGGGACCTTCTCTTGTGAAGCCCAGacggaagagagagaacaaaggctgAACCTTAACTTCCAATGCCCGCCCCCTCCACGCCACTCCGCCAACCACCAGGATGCCCGCACCAGAACATCCCAGGCATTCCtgtgattggcagatagcaggttgattggcatgtcggaccccgcgaacactgggaactggtaagtacaacacaaccagcTACTAGCCGAACgcataacacacagctgtctgtgcgggTCGCTACAGTAGTTTTACTATCTGTGCCAGGCTATAAATGACACAGATAATATCTAGTTAACGTTGTATTTAATGTAGTTTTACTATCTGTGCCAGGCTATAAATGACACAGATAATATCTAGTTAACGTTGTATTTAATTGATCACAGCTTTCTGCTTTCCATGTCGGAGTTTTTGgtaaaaaacattacatttgattATTTTGCCAGTAATGGCTGcaaaaattagaaaaaaatattTCTTTATCTTTGTCAAACAGGCTGGACGTCCCAAAGAGGTTAAAGTTCTGAATGATGatatgagatatatatatatgatataccaagaggtgttctgtacctgtctgtccaggagggaggagagtagagcaggaccaagaggtgttctggacctgtctgtccaggaggggagtagagcaggaccaagaggtgttctgtacctgtctgtccaggagggaggagagtagagcaggaccaagaggtgttctgtacctgtctgtccaggagggaggagagtagagcaggaccaagaggtgttctgtacctgtctgtccaggagggaggagagtagagcaggaccaagaggtgttctgtacctgtctgtccaggagggaggagagtagagcaggaccagaggtgttctgtacctgtctgtccaggagggaggaagtagagcaggaccaagaggtgttctgtacctgtctgtccaggagggaggagagtagagcaggaccaagaggtgttctgtacctgtctgtcccaggagggaggagagtagagcaggaccaagaggtgttctgtacctgtctgtccaggagggaggagagtagaggcaggaccaagaggtgttctgtacctgtctgtccaggagggaggagagtagagcaggaccaagaggtgttctgtactgtctgtccaggagggaggagagtagagcaggaccaagaggtgttctgtacctgtctgtccagg contains the following coding sequences:
- the LOC116370830 gene encoding tripartite motif-containing protein 29-like, with protein sequence MLDLGMWCVISALGPESRKPSCPVWRGLASYCETHLQPHYESPAFKKHKLVKATAQLEEKICSHHDKLLEVYCRTDQQCICLLCVMDEHKGHDTVSAAAERTEKQRQLGMSQQKVQQRFQERKKELKKLQQAVKSFKVSIGD